A single region of the Streptomyces diastaticus subsp. diastaticus genome encodes:
- a CDS encoding DUF5324 family protein, which produces MTRIDSVRAATGSAKESARHAAEAVAPYAETAKERAAQLSHEARVRLAPKVSLAAAQAADQARHRYDAHLAPHIEHARAHVPPKVDEAAHKAVVHTRRAAHQAAAYSRPHLEQAVAAAQPAREEAAARSAAALAALRGQVSARQIEKLARKQQRRGRGKRFALSVLVVGAVAGGALAAWKWWDKQANPDWLVEPPAPTEVPDGPPLTSVDGTGQGLLDPEVQAKQADAEADSRDEEGGSKSA; this is translated from the coding sequence GTGACCCGCATCGACAGCGTGCGCGCCGCGACCGGCTCGGCGAAGGAGAGCGCGCGGCACGCCGCGGAGGCGGTGGCTCCCTACGCCGAAACAGCCAAGGAACGCGCCGCCCAGCTCAGCCATGAGGCCCGCGTCCGGCTCGCACCCAAGGTCTCGCTGGCCGCCGCCCAGGCAGCCGACCAGGCACGTCATCGGTACGACGCTCATCTGGCACCGCATATCGAGCACGCTCGCGCCCACGTCCCGCCCAAGGTCGACGAGGCCGCGCACAAGGCCGTCGTCCACACCCGGCGCGCCGCCCACCAGGCCGCGGCCTACTCGCGGCCGCACCTGGAGCAGGCCGTCGCCGCCGCCCAGCCGGCCCGCGAGGAAGCGGCCGCCCGGTCCGCCGCCGCGCTGGCCGCCCTGCGGGGGCAGGTCAGCGCCCGGCAGATCGAGAAGCTGGCCCGCAAGCAGCAGCGCCGGGGCCGGGGTAAGCGCTTCGCCCTGTCCGTGCTGGTGGTCGGAGCCGTCGCGGGCGGTGCGCTCGCCGCCTGGAAGTGGTGGGACAAGCAGGCCAACCCGGACTGGCTGGTGGAGCCCCCGGCTCCCACCGAGGTCCCGGACGGCCCGCCGCTGACCTCGGTGGATGGCACCGGCCAAGGCCTCCTCGACCCCGAGGTGCAGGCCAAGCAGGCCGACGCCGAAGCGGACAGCCGCGACGAGGAAGGCGGTTCCAAGTCCGCCTGA
- a CDS encoding peptidylprolyl isomerase, protein MAEQLYATLKTNHGDINVRLLPNHAPKTVKNFVELATGEREWTNPETGQKTTDKLYDGTVFHRVISGFMIQGGDPLGNGTGGPGYQFADEFHPDLAFDKPYLLAMANAGPGTNGSQFFITVSPTAWLTGKHTIFGEVADPAGQKVVDEIAAIQTNPRTDRPVKDVVIESVVVETREG, encoded by the coding sequence GTGGCTGAGCAGCTTTACGCCACCCTGAAGACCAACCACGGCGACATCAACGTGCGGCTCCTGCCGAACCACGCGCCCAAGACGGTCAAGAACTTCGTCGAGCTCGCCACCGGTGAGCGGGAGTGGACGAACCCTGAGACCGGCCAGAAGACGACGGACAAGCTGTACGACGGCACGGTCTTCCACCGCGTGATCAGTGGCTTCATGATCCAGGGCGGCGACCCGCTGGGGAACGGCACCGGTGGCCCGGGCTACCAGTTCGCCGACGAGTTCCACCCGGACCTCGCCTTCGACAAGCCCTACCTGCTGGCCATGGCCAATGCCGGTCCGGGCACCAACGGCTCGCAGTTCTTCATCACCGTCTCCCCGACCGCTTGGCTGACCGGCAAGCACACCATCTTCGGTGAGGTCGCGGACCCGGCGGGCCAGAAGGTCGTCGACGAGATCGCGGCCATCCAGACCAACCCCCGCACCGACCGCCCCGTCAAGGACGTGGTCATCGAGTCGGTCGTGGTGGAGACCCGCGAGGGCTGA
- a CDS encoding rhomboid family intramembrane serine protease, producing the protein MDQGPSGGPGAPGAHSLPGCYRHPDRETGISCVRCERPICPQCMISASVGFHCPECVRRGSGTGSSAMNAPRTIAGGTLAADPRLITKILLGINAAVFVAILALNDEFVTHLMLVGAFPPPEFGWEPVMGVAAGEWYRLVTSMFAHQEFLHFASNMLLLWWLGGPLEAALGRVRYLALYLVSGLAGSALTYVVAAPQQPSLGASGAVFGLMGATVILLRRLNQDLRPVLLLVALNLVFTLLAPRIAWEAHVGGLVAGAVIGYAMVHAPRGRRALVQWGACGAVLAVVLVMIVVRTMALT; encoded by the coding sequence ATGGATCAGGGCCCATCCGGGGGGCCGGGCGCACCTGGTGCGCACAGCCTGCCGGGCTGTTACCGCCACCCGGACCGAGAGACCGGGATCAGCTGTGTCCGTTGCGAGCGACCCATCTGCCCGCAGTGCATGATCAGCGCCTCGGTCGGTTTCCACTGCCCCGAGTGTGTCCGGCGGGGCTCGGGTACCGGCTCCTCCGCGATGAACGCCCCGCGCACCATCGCCGGTGGCACTCTCGCCGCCGACCCCCGGCTGATCACCAAGATCCTCCTGGGCATCAACGCCGCCGTCTTCGTCGCGATCCTGGCGCTGAACGACGAGTTCGTGACCCACCTCATGCTGGTCGGGGCCTTCCCGCCGCCGGAGTTCGGCTGGGAACCGGTCATGGGCGTGGCGGCCGGGGAGTGGTACCGGCTGGTCACATCGATGTTCGCGCACCAGGAGTTCCTGCACTTCGCCTCCAACATGCTCTTGCTCTGGTGGCTCGGCGGACCGCTGGAGGCCGCCCTCGGGCGGGTCCGCTACCTGGCGCTGTACCTGGTCTCCGGGCTGGCCGGCAGCGCGCTCACCTACGTCGTCGCCGCTCCCCAGCAGCCCTCGCTCGGCGCGTCCGGCGCGGTCTTCGGCCTGATGGGTGCGACCGTGATCCTGTTGCGGCGCCTCAACCAGGACCTGCGTCCTGTCCTGCTCCTCGTCGCGCTGAACCTCGTCTTCACCCTGCTCGCCCCCCGGATCGCCTGGGAGGCGCACGTCGGCGGCCTGGTCGCTGGAGCGGTCATCGGGTACGCCATGGTCCACGCTCCGCGCGGGCGTCGCGCGCTGGTCCAGTGGGGTGCCTGCGGCGCGGTGCTGGCGGTCGTCCTGGTCATGATCGTGGTCCGGACGATGGCGCTGACCTGA
- the crgA gene encoding cell division protein CrgA produces MPKSRIRKKADYTPPPAKQSTEIKLTSRGWVAPVMLALFLIGLAWIVVFYLTDGSLPIDAFGNWNIVIGFGFIAAGFGVSTQWK; encoded by the coding sequence GTGCCGAAGTCACGTATCCGCAAGAAGGCTGATTACACGCCGCCCCCGGCGAAGCAGTCCACCGAGATAAAGCTGACCAGCCGAGGCTGGGTGGCGCCGGTGATGCTCGCCCTGTTCCTGATCGGTCTGGCGTGGATCGTCGTCTTCTACCTGACGGACGGCAGCCTGCCCATCGACGCGTTCGGCAACTGGAACATCGTGATCGGTTTCGGGTTCATCGCGGCCGGCTTCGGCGTCTCCACGCAGTGGAAGTAG
- a CDS encoding DUF881 domain-containing protein, which yields MSNSADSPHADSSPDRGRFRRRPVRLLTVGVFALAGLIFVTSFNTARGTNIRTDTALLKLSDLIRDRSHKNGELDEANSALRAEVEALAERDDGSTEAEDAELGALEKDAGTKPISGSSVSVTLADAPPDATAKLPGYPDPHPNDLVIHQQDLQAVVNALWKGGAKGIKVMDQRLISTSAVRCVGNTLILQGRVYSPPYTVTAVGDQKKLKEALAASPEIQNYMLYVNAYGLGWKVEDAEKTKLPGYAGTVDLHYAQPVS from the coding sequence TTGAGCAATTCTGCCGACTCACCCCACGCGGACTCCAGTCCTGACCGTGGGCGATTCCGCCGGCGTCCCGTGCGTCTTCTCACCGTGGGTGTCTTCGCGCTGGCCGGCTTGATCTTCGTGACCAGCTTCAACACGGCGCGCGGGACCAATATCCGCACCGACACCGCGTTGCTGAAGCTCTCGGACCTCATTCGGGACCGCAGCCACAAGAACGGTGAGCTGGATGAGGCCAACAGCGCGTTGCGTGCGGAGGTCGAGGCGCTCGCCGAACGTGACGACGGCAGCACGGAGGCCGAGGACGCCGAACTCGGCGCCCTGGAGAAGGACGCCGGGACCAAGCCGATCTCCGGCTCCTCCGTCTCCGTGACCCTGGCCGACGCCCCGCCGGACGCCACCGCCAAGCTGCCGGGCTATCCCGACCCGCACCCCAACGACCTCGTGATCCACCAGCAGGACCTGCAAGCCGTGGTCAACGCCCTGTGGAAGGGCGGTGCCAAGGGCATCAAGGTCATGGACCAGCGGCTGATCTCCACCAGCGCCGTCCGCTGCGTGGGCAACACCTTGATCCTCCAAGGGCGGGTCTACTCGCCGCCCTACACGGTGACGGCCGTGGGTGACCAGAAGAAGCTCAAGGAGGCGCTCGCCGCCTCCCCGGAGATCCAGAACTACATGCTCTATGTCAACGCCTACGGCCTCGGCTGGAAGGTCGAGGATGCGGAGAAGACCAAGCTCCCGGGCTACGCCGGCACCGTGGACCTGCACTACGCGCAGCCGGTCTCCTGA
- a CDS encoding aminodeoxychorismate/anthranilate synthase component II, with product MSTRILVVDNYDSFVFNLVQYLYQLGAECEVVRNDEVRTAHAQDGFDGVLLSPGPGAPEQAGVCIDMVRHCAKTGVPVFGVCLGMQSMAVAYGGVVGRAPELLHGKTSPVLHEGRGVFAGLPSPFIATRYHSLAAEPRRVPEELEVTARTADGIIMGVRHRELPVEGVQFHPESVLTEHGHLMLANWLAECGDAGAVGRSRGLAPVVGKATE from the coding sequence ATGAGCACGCGCATCCTGGTCGTCGACAACTACGACAGCTTCGTCTTCAACCTCGTGCAGTACCTCTACCAGCTCGGTGCCGAGTGCGAGGTCGTGCGGAACGACGAGGTGCGCACCGCCCACGCCCAGGACGGCTTCGACGGTGTCCTGCTCTCCCCGGGCCCCGGTGCCCCCGAGCAGGCAGGCGTCTGCATCGACATGGTGCGCCACTGCGCGAAGACCGGCGTTCCGGTCTTCGGCGTCTGCCTCGGCATGCAGTCGATGGCGGTCGCGTACGGCGGTGTGGTGGGGCGGGCGCCGGAACTGCTCCACGGCAAGACCTCCCCGGTGCTCCACGAAGGTCGGGGTGTCTTCGCGGGGCTCCCCTCGCCGTTCATCGCGACCCGGTACCACTCGCTGGCGGCGGAGCCCCGGCGCGTCCCCGAGGAGCTGGAGGTGACCGCACGGACCGCCGACGGCATCATCATGGGCGTGCGTCACCGGGAGCTGCCCGTGGAGGGCGTCCAGTTCCACCCCGAGTCGGTCCTCACCGAGCACGGGCACCTCATGCTCGCCAACTGGCTGGCGGAATGCGGAGACGCCGGAGCCGTCGGCCGGTCGAGGGGGCTCGCGCCGGTGGTGGGCAAGGCCACGGAATGA
- a CDS encoding class E sortase, whose product MTALRPERESATGGPVDPLTDPLPDVLAGGHSSPWFRADQPQQQPEQGQDLPAPRHGSADPYTPAPAESYSPGPPPTYQAPAASPAYGAGPLPAEVPTRTGQAPYDAHAGYTTPDAYPPTTPDETYGPPETAAPSYGDLATPPGHGSAEEEYHIPAPEEPRDDETMALRAAGPVRTAEAGGEARSGAGEGGRAARRKAAKRNARAGGRRAGTGRRRAGAPAVEGPGARDEAAPDGGAAERPRTRVEARRAERARRPSAATVASGAIGELFITIGVLMLLFVTYQLWWTNVRAQQQADGAANSLQQDWEQGKRKPGAFEAGQGFAIIHIPKLDVVVPVASGIDKQRVLDRGMAGHYAEGALKTALPGAKKGNFAVAGHRNTHGEPFRYINRLTPGDPIVVETQDTYYVYEMASILPQTPPSNTAVIDPVPAGSGFTEPGRYITLTTCTPEFTSTYRMIVWGKMVEERPRSKGKPDALVD is encoded by the coding sequence ATGACCGCGCTGCGGCCCGAGCGCGAGTCGGCCACCGGGGGGCCGGTCGACCCGCTCACGGACCCGCTCCCCGACGTGCTGGCCGGCGGCCACAGTTCCCCGTGGTTCCGCGCCGACCAGCCCCAGCAGCAGCCGGAGCAGGGCCAGGACCTGCCCGCGCCCCGCCACGGGTCCGCCGACCCGTACACCCCGGCCCCGGCCGAGTCTTACTCGCCAGGGCCGCCCCCCACCTACCAGGCCCCGGCGGCCTCCCCCGCGTACGGCGCCGGGCCGCTCCCCGCCGAGGTGCCCACCCGCACCGGGCAGGCGCCCTACGACGCGCACGCCGGGTACACGACGCCGGACGCCTACCCGCCCACGACGCCGGACGAGACGTACGGTCCGCCGGAGACCGCGGCCCCGTCCTACGGCGACCTCGCCACGCCGCCGGGACACGGCTCCGCCGAGGAGGAGTACCACATCCCCGCGCCGGAGGAGCCTCGCGACGACGAGACGATGGCACTCCGCGCGGCGGGCCCGGTCCGAACAGCCGAGGCGGGCGGAGAGGCCCGCTCCGGGGCCGGCGAAGGCGGCCGGGCCGCACGGCGCAAGGCCGCCAAGCGGAACGCCAGGGCGGGCGGGCGCCGGGCCGGGACAGGCCGCCGCCGTGCGGGCGCGCCCGCAGTGGAGGGGCCCGGCGCGCGGGACGAGGCCGCGCCGGACGGCGGGGCGGCCGAGCGGCCACGGACCCGCGTCGAGGCGCGGCGGGCCGAGCGGGCCCGAAGGCCGAGCGCCGCCACGGTCGCCAGCGGGGCGATCGGCGAACTGTTCATCACCATCGGCGTCCTGATGCTGCTCTTCGTGACCTACCAGCTCTGGTGGACCAACGTGCGGGCCCAGCAGCAGGCGGACGGTGCCGCCAACAGCCTTCAGCAGGACTGGGAGCAGGGGAAGCGGAAGCCCGGGGCGTTCGAGGCCGGACAGGGCTTCGCCATCATCCACATCCCGAAGCTGGACGTGGTCGTCCCGGTGGCCTCCGGTATCGACAAGCAGCGCGTCCTCGACCGCGGTATGGCGGGCCACTACGCCGAGGGCGCCCTGAAGACGGCGCTGCCCGGGGCGAAGAAGGGGAACTTCGCCGTCGCCGGCCACCGGAACACGCACGGCGAGCCCTTCCGCTACATCAACAGGCTCACACCGGGCGACCCGATCGTGGTGGAGACCCAGGACACCTATTACGTGTACGAGATGGCGAGCATCCTGCCGCAGACTCCCCCGTCGAACACGGCCGTGATCGACCCCGTGCCCGCGGGGTCCGGGTTCACCGAACCGGGCCGGTACATCACACTCACCACCTGCACCCCGGAATTCACCAGTACGTATCGGATGATCGTCTGGGGCAAGATGGTCGAGGAACGGCCGCGCAGCAAGGGCAAACCCGATGCGCTCGTCGATTGA
- a CDS encoding class E sortase produces the protein MRSSIESDRTDGAGAVATTRTQDRADEKSATAPRRRERGVIATAVGVFGELLITAGVVLGLFVAYSLWWTNVVADREAGKQGEAVRDRWAGGPGALDTKDGVGFLHVPAMRNGEVLVKKGTGNSVLNHGVAGYYTDPVKSALPSDDEGNFSLAAHRDGHGAKFHNIDKIKKGDPIVFETKDSWYVYKTFAMLPETSKFNVDVLDAVPEEAGVKKPGRYITLTTCTPVYTSDYRYIVWGELDRVEKVDNQRTPPAELR, from the coding sequence ATGCGCTCGTCGATTGAGTCGGACCGGACGGACGGGGCAGGGGCAGTGGCAACGACGAGGACGCAGGACAGGGCGGACGAAAAGTCCGCCACCGCACCGCGCAGACGCGAGCGCGGCGTCATCGCGACCGCCGTCGGGGTCTTCGGCGAACTGCTGATCACCGCGGGTGTCGTCCTCGGCCTCTTCGTCGCCTACTCGCTCTGGTGGACCAACGTCGTCGCCGACCGCGAGGCCGGCAAGCAGGGTGAGGCGGTCCGTGACCGCTGGGCCGGGGGACCCGGTGCACTCGACACCAAGGACGGCGTGGGCTTCCTGCACGTCCCGGCGATGAGGAACGGCGAGGTGCTCGTCAAGAAGGGCACCGGGAACTCCGTCCTCAACCACGGCGTCGCCGGCTACTACACGGACCCGGTGAAGTCGGCGCTCCCTTCCGACGACGAGGGCAACTTCAGCCTCGCCGCGCACCGCGACGGCCACGGCGCCAAGTTCCACAACATCGACAAGATCAAGAAGGGCGACCCGATCGTCTTCGAGACGAAGGACTCCTGGTACGTCTACAAGACGTTCGCGATGCTCCCGGAGACCTCGAAGTTCAACGTGGACGTCCTGGACGCCGTCCCCGAGGAGGCCGGCGTGAAGAAGCCCGGCCGGTACATCACGCTCACCACCTGCACCCCGGTGTACACCTCGGACTACCGCTACATCGTCTGGGGCGAGCTGGACCGCGTCGAGAAGGTCGACAACCAGCGCACCCCGCCTGCCGAACTGCGCTGA
- the pknB gene encoding Stk1 family PASTA domain-containing Ser/Thr kinase has translation MEEPRRLGGRYELGSVLGRGGMAEVYLAHDTRLGRTVAVKTLRADLARDPSFQARFRREAQSAASLNHPAIVAVYDTGEDYVDGVSIPYIVMEYVDGSTLRELLHSGRKLLPERSMEMTIGILQALEYSHRAGIVHRDIKPANVMLTRNGQVKVMDFGIARAMGDSGMTMTQTSAVIGTAQYLSPEQAKGEQVDARSDLYSTGCLLYELLTVRPPFVGDSPVAVAYQHVREEAQAPSVFDPEITPEMDAIVLKALVKDPDYRYQSADEMRADIEACLDGQPVGATAAMGAVGYGGYPDDQPAAAMHPQDAAATAMLPPTNPDDGGYGYDDRPGRRRQPPKKNTNMSTILLVVAGVLVLIGAIFIGKSVFGENGGADTVGVPNFVGSTEARAKKKAANVDLKLKVTAREECEDQPAKHICSQDPEPGGGEGGKVERGSVISVVVSTGAPKITVPDVQGLSFEKAEEQLKAKGFTDIEQKAEESDQTPGTVIGQDPDRDSEVEKGTTITLTVAKEKAMTAVPDVSGKTCEEATSQLQGSDLKANCVEEENEAEAGKVFSQTPAAQSQVQPGSTVTLKIAKEAEKVKVPGGLRGQKLGDVKKALTDAGLAVGDITGSQDDNSLVAALDPGEDAEVPKGTAVNLTTVGPPGEDGGIFGGRRD, from the coding sequence ATGGAAGAGCCGCGTCGCCTGGGCGGCCGGTACGAGCTGGGCTCGGTGCTCGGCCGTGGTGGCATGGCCGAGGTGTACCTCGCCCACGACACGCGTCTCGGCCGGACCGTCGCCGTGAAGACGCTCCGGGCCGACCTCGCCCGCGACCCGTCCTTCCAGGCCCGGTTCCGCCGTGAGGCCCAGTCGGCCGCCTCGCTCAACCACCCAGCGATCGTCGCCGTCTACGACACCGGCGAGGACTACGTCGACGGGGTCTCCATCCCGTACATCGTGATGGAGTACGTCGACGGTTCCACCCTCCGTGAACTGCTGCACTCCGGGCGCAAACTGCTGCCCGAGCGCTCCATGGAGATGACCATCGGCATCCTCCAGGCGCTGGAGTACTCGCACCGGGCCGGCATCGTCCACCGCGACATCAAGCCGGCCAACGTGATGCTGACCCGCAACGGCCAGGTCAAGGTCATGGACTTCGGCATCGCCCGTGCCATGGGCGACTCCGGCATGACGATGACGCAGACCTCCGCCGTCATCGGCACGGCCCAGTACCTCTCGCCGGAACAGGCCAAGGGGGAGCAGGTCGACGCCCGTTCCGACCTGTACTCCACCGGCTGCCTGCTCTACGAACTGCTCACCGTCCGGCCTCCGTTCGTGGGGGACTCACCGGTCGCCGTCGCGTACCAGCACGTACGTGAAGAGGCCCAGGCGCCGAGCGTCTTCGACCCCGAGATCACGCCCGAGATGGACGCCATCGTCCTGAAGGCCCTGGTCAAGGACCCGGACTACCGCTATCAGTCCGCCGACGAGATGCGTGCCGACATCGAGGCGTGCCTCGACGGCCAGCCCGTCGGCGCCACCGCCGCCATGGGCGCTGTCGGGTACGGCGGCTACCCGGACGACCAGCCGGCCGCGGCGATGCACCCGCAGGACGCCGCCGCCACCGCCATGCTCCCGCCGACCAACCCGGACGACGGCGGTTACGGCTACGACGACCGCCCCGGGCGCCGCCGCCAGCCGCCGAAGAAGAACACCAACATGTCGACGATCCTGCTGGTCGTCGCGGGCGTCCTGGTGCTGATCGGCGCGATCTTCATCGGGAAGTCGGTCTTCGGCGAGAACGGCGGCGCGGACACGGTCGGCGTCCCGAACTTCGTCGGGAGCACCGAGGCCCGGGCCAAGAAGAAGGCCGCCAACGTCGACCTGAAGCTGAAGGTCACCGCGCGCGAGGAGTGCGAGGACCAGCCCGCCAAGCACATCTGCAGCCAGGACCCCGAACCGGGCGGCGGTGAAGGCGGCAAGGTCGAACGCGGTAGCGTCATCAGCGTGGTCGTCTCCACCGGCGCCCCGAAGATCACCGTCCCTGACGTCCAGGGGCTCTCCTTCGAGAAGGCCGAGGAGCAGCTCAAGGCGAAGGGCTTCACCGACATCGAGCAGAAGGCCGAGGAGTCCGACCAGACACCCGGCACGGTGATCGGCCAGGACCCCGACCGCGACTCCGAGGTCGAGAAGGGCACCACGATCACGCTGACCGTCGCCAAGGAGAAGGCGATGACGGCCGTGCCCGACGTGAGCGGCAAGACCTGCGAGGAAGCCACCTCCCAGCTTCAGGGCAGCGACCTCAAGGCCAACTGCGTCGAGGAGGAGAACGAGGCGGAGGCCGGCAAGGTCTTCTCCCAGACCCCCGCGGCCCAGTCCCAGGTGCAGCCCGGCTCCACGGTCACGCTGAAGATCGCCAAGGAGGCCGAGAAGGTCAAGGTCCCGGGCGGTCTGCGCGGCCAGAAGCTCGGCGACGTGAAGAAGGCCCTGACCGACGCGGGCCTGGCGGTCGGCGACATCACCGGATCCCAGGACGACAACTCGCTGGTCGCCGCGTTGGACCCGGGCGAGGACGCGGAGGTGCCGAAGGGCACCGCGGTCAACCTGACCACCGTGGGCCCGCCCGGCGAGGACGGCGGCATCTTCGGCGGCCGCCGGGACTGA
- a CDS encoding peptidoglycan D,D-transpeptidase FtsI family protein: MNKPLRRIAIFCGLLVLALLLRANWVQYVQADSLATHEKNRRVSIERYAQPRGDIIVDGKSITGSKITKGTDYKYKRTYKNGEMWSPVTGYASQLVGATQIENLEDGILTGNDDRLFFRRTLDMLTGKKKEGGNVVTTLNGAAQKAAFEGLGDRKGAVAALDPSTGAILALASAPSYDPGVFAGITNKDGEEFSKLDKNKDKPLVNRALRETYPPGSTFKVLTAAAALEHGLVTDIDAKTDTPLPWIMPGTTTPLPNEGNIPCKDATLRDALRVSCNTVFGKIGADLGKDKMLETAEKFGFNEEQFTPVRSNASVFPKEMDQAQTALSSIGQFETAATPLQMAMVTSAIANDGVLMEPYMVRELQAPNLDAIETHEPKKMSEPLSKENAQKLQQMMETVVNDGTGTNARIPGVTVGGKTGTAQHGVDNSEKPYAWFISYAKTAEGSPVAVAVVVEDGSANRDDISGGGLAAPIAKSVMEAVVGKK, from the coding sequence GTGAACAAGCCCCTGCGCCGGATCGCGATCTTCTGCGGTCTGCTGGTCCTCGCCCTGCTGCTGCGGGCCAACTGGGTCCAGTACGTCCAGGCGGACTCACTCGCCACGCACGAGAAGAACCGCCGCGTCTCCATCGAGCGGTACGCCCAGCCGCGCGGCGACATCATCGTCGACGGCAAGTCGATCACCGGTTCCAAGATCACCAAGGGCACCGACTACAAGTACAAGCGGACCTACAAGAACGGCGAGATGTGGTCGCCCGTCACCGGGTACGCCTCACAGCTCGTCGGTGCCACGCAGATCGAGAACCTCGAGGACGGCATCCTCACGGGCAACGACGACCGCCTCTTCTTCCGCCGCACGCTCGACATGCTGACCGGCAAGAAGAAGGAGGGCGGCAACGTCGTCACGACGCTCAACGGCGCCGCCCAGAAGGCCGCGTTCGAGGGGCTCGGCGACCGCAAGGGCGCCGTCGCCGCGCTGGACCCGTCGACCGGCGCGATCCTCGCCCTGGCCTCCGCCCCGTCCTACGACCCCGGGGTCTTCGCCGGGATCACCAACAAGGACGGCGAGGAGTTCTCCAAGCTCGACAAGAACAAGGACAAGCCGCTCGTCAACCGCGCGCTGCGCGAGACGTACCCGCCCGGCTCGACCTTCAAGGTCCTCACGGCGGCGGCCGCCCTGGAGCACGGGCTGGTCACCGACATCGACGCGAAGACCGACACCCCGCTCCCGTGGATCATGCCGGGCACCACGACGCCGCTGCCGAACGAGGGCAACATCCCCTGCAAGGACGCGACCCTCCGGGACGCCCTGCGGGTCTCCTGCAACACCGTCTTCGGCAAGATCGGCGCCGATCTCGGCAAGGACAAGATGCTGGAGACGGCGGAGAAGTTCGGCTTCAACGAGGAGCAGTTCACGCCGGTCCGCTCCAACGCCTCCGTCTTCCCCAAGGAGATGGACCAGGCGCAGACCGCGCTCTCCTCCATCGGCCAGTTCGAGACCGCCGCCACTCCGCTCCAGATGGCCATGGTCACCTCCGCCATCGCCAACGACGGCGTGCTGATGGAGCCGTACATGGTGCGCGAGCTGCAGGCGCCGAACCTCGACGCGATCGAGACGCACGAGCCGAAGAAGATGAGCGAGCCGCTCTCCAAGGAGAACGCGCAGAAGCTCCAGCAGATGATGGAGACGGTCGTCAACGACGGCACGGGAACCAACGCGCGCATCCCGGGCGTCACCGTCGGCGGCAAGACCGGTACCGCTCAGCACGGTGTCGACAACAGCGAGAAGCCCTACGCCTGGTTCATCTCCTACGCCAAGACGGCCGAGGGCTCCCCGGTGGCGGTCGCGGTGGTCGTCGAGGACGGCAGCGCCAACCGTGACGACATCTCCGGTGGCGGTCTCGCCGCGCCCATCGCCAAGTCCGTCATGGAGGCGGTCGTGGGCAAGAAGTGA